In Mucilaginibacter celer, one DNA window encodes the following:
- a CDS encoding DNA/RNA non-specific endonuclease, whose translation MNMIRTFLLLSVLTLSAWHKPQTDELREDFGKGSKTAYAPGAVTFSSGTWYLADALTDKNAVRIRNNGRLSMTFDFNGEARTLEVSYAAYGTDENSGFQVWYSTDQGKSYRQTGTLRSTQGSTKRSTTFSTNIKGPVRFELRKVSGGKNRILISKFAINAHAQTSAQASSSTLPLKGNYNYDNSNLLLGNPSHANTDLNTPDNYLIDRSYYISSYNKSRGCPNWVSWHIGKNDFGSADRQNDFRADATLPAGWYHVDDTDYKNSGFDKGHNCPSADRTSTTAANSATFLMDNMMPQAPNNNQKTWEHLEAYCRDQVKAGMEVYVIAGSYGSGGYGRNGYFKTIAGGKVTVPSNIWKVVVIIPEGDHDLQRINTKTRVIAVNTPNDNIITPNWMNYTCTVRDIEKATGYDLLSALPKPVQDVVETVKFKGGN comes from the coding sequence ATGAATATGATCCGTACTTTTCTACTCCTATCCGTACTTACACTTTCCGCATGGCATAAACCGCAAACCGACGAGCTCCGGGAAGATTTCGGCAAGGGCAGTAAAACAGCTTATGCCCCCGGTGCCGTGACCTTCTCCAGCGGAACATGGTACCTGGCAGATGCGCTGACCGACAAAAACGCCGTCCGTATCAGGAACAACGGCAGACTTTCCATGACCTTTGATTTCAATGGCGAGGCCCGGACGCTTGAAGTAAGCTACGCGGCTTACGGGACCGATGAAAACTCCGGCTTCCAGGTCTGGTATTCCACAGATCAGGGTAAGAGCTACAGACAAACCGGTACCCTTCGGAGCACACAGGGCAGCACGAAGCGATCCACCACCTTTTCCACGAACATCAAAGGGCCGGTCAGGTTTGAATTACGCAAAGTTTCCGGCGGCAAGAACAGGATCCTGATCAGCAAATTCGCCATCAACGCGCATGCGCAGACCTCCGCACAAGCTTCAAGCAGCACCCTCCCGCTTAAAGGCAATTATAATTACGATAACAGCAACCTGCTGCTTGGCAACCCAAGCCATGCAAATACCGACTTAAATACCCCCGATAATTACCTCATCGACAGAAGCTACTATATCAGCAGCTACAACAAGAGCCGGGGCTGCCCGAATTGGGTGAGCTGGCATATCGGCAAAAATGATTTCGGCAGTGCAGACCGGCAGAACGATTTCCGCGCGGATGCCACCCTTCCCGCAGGCTGGTACCATGTGGATGATACGGACTATAAGAACTCCGGCTTTGACAAAGGGCACAACTGCCCCAGCGCCGACCGGACCAGCACAACAGCAGCCAACTCCGCCACCTTTTTAATGGACAACATGATGCCGCAGGCACCCAATAACAACCAGAAGACCTGGGAGCACCTGGAAGCCTATTGCCGCGACCAGGTCAAAGCTGGTATGGAGGTTTATGTCATCGCCGGGAGCTACGGCTCGGGCGGCTATGGCCGGAACGGCTATTTTAAAACGATCGCAGGCGGCAAGGTGACGGTACCTTCGAATATCTGGAAGGTCGTGGTGATTATCCCAGAAGGCGATCATGACCTGCAGCGCATCAATACGAAAACCAGGGTGATCGCCGTCAATACACCCAACGACAATATCATTACGCCGAACTGGATGAACTATACCTGTACTGTCAGGGACATCGAAAAAGCCACGGGTTATGACCTGCTGTCCGCCCTGCCCAAACCGGTACAGGACGTGGTGGAAACTGTAAAGTTTAAGGGCGGCAATTGA
- a CDS encoding DNA/RNA non-specific endonuclease → MKLNITLILFSLLSLSSFGQKVVHHAYITYYNPRIKEPDSVIWNLTPKMVACGKQTRVDLFGPDPKIEHCAVKSDYEVNAGKPQSLKIDLGHLFNFEEAQCDSTDRIECFYLSNMLPQFDSFNKGDWKSLEIEEQKWAKTSSLHIIAGGSGSLGKLPAGENIPKFIWKVIRKDGRWTAWIMPNSPTSKGHKYTYWQKPLDSLNKLTGLKLTNISLKTKLMLATAPTIAPATGTDAWQAIVTILFALSLISERISNVFKLWWTKAEMSVGTLKQRKTHENNVLWIAILGGMITSFVAGADLFHMINYHNQLLFFSGLFIASTGESITQHVCGAILTAFFISLGSKFWHDMLDIVLQFSNLKKSQSDQAMQSVQQQASDTQASTVAKLDAMSAWLRTLPGFSGYRIDPSGGTVSIFFDKDTPITDADKATLSATLGMGTFNILSSNIRLA, encoded by the coding sequence ATGAAACTGAATATTACCTTAATTCTGTTTTCTCTTCTGAGTCTGTCTTCCTTTGGCCAAAAAGTTGTCCATCACGCCTATATTACTTATTATAACCCTCGTATTAAAGAACCGGACTCCGTTATTTGGAACCTTACGCCGAAGATGGTCGCCTGCGGAAAACAAACTCGTGTTGATCTTTTTGGTCCCGATCCTAAAATAGAGCATTGCGCGGTTAAATCTGACTATGAAGTAAACGCCGGTAAACCTCAATCATTAAAAATTGATTTAGGCCACTTGTTTAATTTTGAGGAAGCACAGTGTGATTCAACGGATAGGATTGAGTGCTTTTATCTTTCAAATATGCTTCCGCAATTTGACTCCTTTAACAAAGGTGATTGGAAGTCCCTTGAGATCGAAGAACAAAAATGGGCGAAAACTTCGTCTTTGCACATCATTGCAGGTGGTAGCGGGAGCTTAGGAAAGCTGCCTGCCGGAGAAAATATTCCGAAGTTTATTTGGAAAGTAATTCGGAAAGATGGCCGATGGACAGCATGGATAATGCCGAATAGTCCCACCTCGAAAGGGCATAAATACACCTATTGGCAGAAGCCGCTTGATAGCTTAAATAAGCTGACAGGTCTGAAATTGACCAATATCTCATTAAAAACCAAGCTTATGTTAGCAACAGCACCTACGATTGCACCAGCAACCGGAACCGACGCCTGGCAGGCGATCGTCACCATTTTATTCGCGCTAAGTTTAATCTCCGAACGGATTTCAAATGTTTTTAAACTTTGGTGGACAAAAGCAGAAATGTCAGTAGGAACCTTAAAGCAACGCAAAACTCACGAAAACAACGTGTTGTGGATTGCTATTTTAGGAGGCATGATTACTTCATTCGTAGCGGGGGCGGACCTGTTCCACATGATCAACTACCATAATCAATTGTTGTTTTTTTCTGGGCTGTTTATTGCAAGCACTGGTGAATCCATCACTCAGCATGTTTGCGGGGCAATCTTAACAGCGTTCTTTATCAGCTTAGGATCTAAATTCTGGCACGATATGCTCGATATCGTACTCCAGTTTTCCAATTTGAAAAAATCCCAGTCCGACCAGGCTATGCAGTCAGTCCAACAACAGGCTTCGGACACGCAGGCAAGTACAGTCGCCAAACTTGACGCAATGTCAGCTTGGTTAAGGACATTACCCGGCTTCAGTGGCTATCGTATAGATCCTTCAGGAGGTACGGTAAGCATTTTTTTTGATAAAGATACGCCGATAACAGATGCCGATAAAGCAACGCTTTCCGCCACGCTTGGGATGGGGACATTTAACATCCTTTCGTCAAACATAAGGCTTGCATGA
- a CDS encoding S1/P1 nuclease: MKRITVFIIVLLMPSGVWAWDGSGHMTAGAIAYYYLKVHNPAVLSKVLATLRLHPWYNQQHWKDTLALLKPDEQDAGLFMLASTYPDDAKKIPHFIDGDRTHKLWHYIDYPFVAPGSSAIPQQPKSPNAQEKLNELVRDLPAAGNSSAKAVNLAWLFHLIEDIHQPLHTAQLFDADNPGGDSGGLKTFIRIDTGSPRELHGVWDELVKGKVKTYPANASRLLAMDKYKESNLPELSANPKIADWILKESFLAAKQFAYLDGTVAGTQSHPTTVHVQYLKDASPLGEKRVVLSGIRLAKLLVTIYHG, translated from the coding sequence ATGAAGAGAATCACTGTATTTATTATTGTCCTGCTGATGCCTTCCGGCGTATGGGCCTGGGACGGCAGCGGCCATATGACTGCTGGGGCGATCGCCTATTATTATTTAAAAGTACATAACCCTGCCGTGCTGAGCAAAGTACTGGCGACACTCAGGCTGCACCCCTGGTATAACCAGCAGCATTGGAAGGATACGCTCGCCCTGTTAAAGCCGGATGAACAGGATGCAGGCCTGTTTATGTTGGCATCGACCTATCCCGATGATGCCAAGAAAATACCCCATTTCATTGATGGCGACCGCACGCATAAACTATGGCACTATATCGATTACCCCTTCGTTGCGCCGGGCTCATCGGCGATTCCACAGCAGCCCAAAAGCCCGAACGCGCAGGAAAAACTAAATGAACTGGTCCGTGACCTGCCAGCAGCTGGCAACTCTTCAGCCAAAGCGGTAAATCTGGCCTGGCTGTTCCACCTGATCGAGGATATCCATCAGCCCTTGCATACGGCCCAGTTATTTGATGCGGATAACCCTGGCGGGGACAGTGGCGGACTGAAAACTTTTATCAGGATCGATACGGGAAGCCCGAGGGAATTGCACGGCGTGTGGGATGAACTGGTGAAAGGCAAGGTCAAAACCTATCCGGCTAATGCCAGCCGGCTCCTGGCCATGGATAAGTATAAGGAAAGCAACCTGCCCGAGCTCAGCGCCAACCCCAAAATAGCAGACTGGATCCTGAAAGAAAGTTTTCTGGCCGCCAAACAGTTCGCCTATCTGGACGGGACCGTCGCCGGCACACAAAGCCACCCAACGACAGTACATGTCCAGTATTTAAAGGATGCCTCGCCGCTTGGTGAAAAACGGGTGGTTTTGTCGGGGATCAGGCTTGCTAAACTTCTGGTAACAATCTATCATGGCTGA
- a CDS encoding phospholipase D-like domain-containing protein gives MEVIDQQVINDNKEIYAKIQTELLSAEFEILIATAWFTDEELFNILLRKLGEGVRIEVIIADNQENEKLDFALLSSKGANVQKIKNSGYGIMNQKFCVIDRRLALHGSYNWTVNAKKNNQESIISTNHQETIDSLIENFGAIKTRILGDPIPLKTEKPKGIPVEIPVKVGTDFEKVLDTMIAAEIGSFDRQLLREQGFERCKANKGDHQVLYKAFDTVYSVFINDIDVIEDKKKRLVARIEEHRVRTIDLLNSNSQQHLDHLEREHELNKTKLLTRRTNLAAEIDIVYKNVSDIRSEKVPAAVKNKVLVEEQIKAAEREFITPRVKWFELIPTSVFCLALLIYLFVFYSSAAYILLFSVADAKAAQMAGSMTGASVQVFNPAALGKALHKGGTASLFIFLFVFIPLAFAVIEAFVREVWKQVACFILGIIVLDGAVAFKVTEAVHEVNYLSGNTTEKWHPGLAFTDTNFYLVFVFGAFGLFLFKIVFKKLMQGFEDRNPDILMQRNQVLIKQLREETGRYELDISQLKQEASDLEKQAIQLKADDTHAENELTDLPIALNREVKRNKDHLSTDINTIEKTAAIYTVHVQSDNLPISVDALKDRINVFLEGWNDYLFAEFAVARATLKTTEAYDTAMAWQNEKLQTNKIDKRVKFNTGV, from the coding sequence ATGGAAGTGATCGATCAACAAGTCATCAATGACAATAAAGAAATCTACGCTAAGATCCAGACGGAGCTTCTTAGTGCCGAATTCGAAATACTGATTGCCACCGCCTGGTTTACAGATGAAGAGCTATTCAACATTCTGCTCAGAAAGCTTGGGGAAGGTGTACGCATAGAGGTAATCATTGCGGACAACCAGGAAAATGAGAAGCTCGATTTCGCCCTGCTCTCCTCAAAAGGAGCCAATGTTCAAAAAATCAAGAACAGCGGCTACGGCATCATGAACCAAAAGTTCTGCGTGATAGACCGGCGGCTCGCCCTTCATGGTTCCTATAACTGGACGGTAAATGCTAAAAAGAATAACCAGGAAAGCATTATCAGTACCAATCACCAGGAAACCATTGATTCGCTTATTGAGAACTTCGGCGCAATCAAAACGCGGATACTCGGAGACCCGATACCATTGAAGACCGAAAAACCTAAAGGTATTCCGGTAGAAATTCCTGTCAAAGTCGGTACCGATTTTGAAAAAGTTCTCGACACGATGATTGCTGCCGAAATCGGGAGCTTCGACCGGCAACTTTTGCGGGAACAGGGATTTGAGCGTTGCAAAGCCAATAAGGGTGATCACCAGGTTCTTTATAAAGCGTTCGACACCGTTTATTCTGTTTTCATCAATGACATTGATGTAATAGAAGACAAGAAGAAACGACTTGTAGCCAGGATTGAAGAGCATCGCGTCAGAACGATCGATTTACTCAACAGTAATAGTCAACAACACCTGGACCATTTGGAACGCGAACACGAACTGAATAAAACCAAACTGCTGACCCGCCGTACTAATTTAGCCGCAGAAATCGACATCGTTTACAAGAATGTCTCTGACATCAGATCGGAAAAAGTACCGGCCGCGGTTAAAAACAAAGTTCTTGTTGAAGAACAAATAAAAGCAGCGGAGCGGGAGTTCATAACTCCCCGGGTCAAATGGTTTGAACTTATTCCGACCAGCGTATTTTGTCTGGCCTTGCTTATCTATTTGTTTGTCTTTTATTCTTCAGCCGCATACATCCTGCTTTTCAGTGTGGCAGACGCCAAAGCCGCCCAAATGGCCGGCTCCATGACGGGCGCTTCCGTCCAGGTATTTAACCCCGCTGCGCTCGGAAAAGCACTGCATAAAGGAGGAACTGCCTCTTTGTTCATATTCCTGTTCGTATTTATCCCGCTTGCATTCGCCGTCATTGAGGCTTTTGTCCGTGAAGTGTGGAAGCAGGTCGCCTGTTTTATTTTGGGTATAATAGTTTTGGACGGCGCGGTTGCCTTTAAAGTGACCGAAGCAGTACATGAAGTAAATTACCTCAGCGGTAACACCACAGAGAAATGGCATCCGGGTCTGGCCTTCACAGACACTAACTTTTACCTGGTGTTTGTCTTCGGGGCCTTTGGTTTATTTTTATTCAAGATCGTTTTCAAGAAATTGATGCAAGGGTTTGAAGACCGGAACCCGGACATCCTCATGCAACGCAATCAGGTACTGATCAAGCAACTGCGCGAAGAGACCGGACGCTATGAGCTTGATATTTCCCAACTCAAGCAGGAAGCCAGTGATTTAGAAAAACAGGCGATTCAACTCAAAGCTGACGATACGCATGCTGAAAATGAGCTAACAGATTTGCCGATCGCCCTGAACCGCGAGGTTAAACGAAATAAGGACCATTTGTCAACGGATATCAATACCATCGAAAAGACCGCCGCCATTTACACGGTGCATGTTCAGTCCGATAACCTGCCTATTTCTGTGGATGCATTAAAAGACCGGATCAACGTTTTTCTGGAGGGATGGAATGACTATTTATTCGCGGAATTCGCTGTAGCAAGGGCTACCCTGAAAACCACAGAAGCTTATGATACCGCCATGGCTTGGCAAAACGAAAAATTACAAACTAACAAAATTGATAAACGCGTAAAATTCAATACCGGTGTATAA
- a CDS encoding tetratricopeptide repeat-containing sensor histidine kinase, which produces MKNLSLYLLLLLAFTACQQPKSKQLADPWADYRKGYNWLSKNQDSAFFYFNRSATNATDKFQVALAYQNMAFIQVDAGDNYGAQESLTLSLKSLDEHNPKHQSYLATDYNQLGMTFSNLNDHKRAIDYYKIALQYTEDSQLKQYFLNNQGNSYKDLKKFSDAIESYRAALKIVGYEGLSYARVITNLASTKWLLDKRYDPGPELRGALRIRLHENDLPGQNSSYAHLTDYYTESRPDSALMYALQMLAAANKLHNADDQLYALGKLISLTPGLEAKAYFLQYQRTSDSVQARRNVARNQFAVIRYEVEKAKAETLDLLQKNSERRYQLIAVITLSLLGAIVGIWFYRRRKQRLQIEAERNIQDSKLRLSQIVHDKVANGIYRTMSEVEHQPDMDRMSLLDQLEKIYDVSRNIAHDEPELAIDFTERINTMLYAFKKPMTRLAVTGNEPELWEKAGWEVKEQLSLVLQELMVNMSKHSRATQAHVDFSAVDDSLYIEYQDDGIGLGEKQKKGKGMSGTVSRIEALHGSISFGAGEVKGLHVSIRLPITH; this is translated from the coding sequence TTGAAAAATCTATCACTTTATCTTTTGTTATTACTTGCCTTTACCGCGTGCCAGCAGCCTAAATCAAAACAGCTGGCTGATCCCTGGGCGGATTACCGTAAGGGATACAACTGGTTAAGTAAAAATCAGGATTCGGCTTTTTTCTACTTTAACCGTTCCGCAACTAATGCCACCGATAAATTTCAAGTCGCACTGGCCTATCAGAATATGGCTTTCATACAGGTTGACGCAGGTGATAACTATGGCGCGCAGGAAAGTCTGACATTATCTTTAAAATCCCTGGATGAACATAATCCTAAACATCAGAGTTATCTGGCAACGGATTATAACCAGCTTGGTATGACATTTTCGAATCTGAATGATCATAAGCGCGCGATCGATTATTATAAGATCGCACTGCAATACACCGAAGATTCTCAACTTAAACAGTATTTCTTGAACAATCAGGGTAACTCTTATAAGGACTTAAAGAAGTTCAGTGATGCAATTGAGAGTTACCGGGCAGCCCTGAAAATCGTTGGATATGAGGGATTGTCGTACGCCCGGGTGATCACTAATCTGGCAAGCACGAAATGGTTGCTGGACAAGCGGTATGATCCGGGTCCGGAACTGCGGGGGGCGCTGAGAATTCGGCTTCATGAAAATGATCTTCCGGGACAGAATTCCAGTTATGCGCATCTTACTGATTACTATACTGAGAGCCGACCGGATTCTGCTTTGATGTATGCCTTGCAAATGCTTGCGGCGGCGAACAAACTTCACAATGCAGATGACCAGTTGTACGCCTTGGGAAAGCTAATCTCGCTTACACCGGGTCTGGAAGCGAAAGCTTATTTTCTCCAGTATCAAAGAACCAGCGATAGTGTTCAAGCCCGGCGGAATGTAGCCAGAAATCAATTCGCCGTTATTCGTTACGAAGTCGAAAAAGCAAAAGCGGAGACCCTGGACCTGCTGCAGAAAAATAGCGAAAGGCGTTACCAGTTAATAGCGGTCATTACGCTTTCATTACTTGGAGCAATCGTGGGAATTTGGTTCTATAGGAGGCGTAAGCAACGATTACAAATAGAAGCGGAACGCAATATCCAGGATAGCAAACTGCGATTATCGCAGATCGTACATGATAAAGTAGCTAATGGTATCTATCGAACGATGAGTGAGGTCGAACACCAGCCTGATATGGACCGGATGAGCCTGCTCGATCAATTAGAGAAGATTTATGATGTATCCAGGAATATCGCCCATGATGAACCAGAATTGGCCATTGATTTTACGGAACGGATCAACACCATGTTATACGCTTTCAAGAAGCCAATGACACGTCTCGCTGTAACCGGAAACGAACCGGAGTTGTGGGAAAAAGCAGGTTGGGAAGTAAAGGAACAGCTCTCTCTTGTATTACAGGAACTGATGGTCAATATGAGTAAACATAGCCGGGCAACACAGGCGCATGTTGATTTCTCTGCTGTCGATGATAGCTTGTATATAGAATATCAGGACGATGGCATCGGTCTTGGCGAAAAGCAAAAAAAGGGTAAAGGGATGTCGGGTACGGTTTCCCGTATTGAGGCATTGCATGGTTCTATTAGTTTTGGCGCTGGGGAGGTTAAAGGCCTTCATGTTTCAATCCGGTTACCGATTACACACTAA
- a CDS encoding DNA-binding response regulator encodes MQFENILIVEDQDVANLSLRITLESLQLPRPLHSYHIDHAIALLTKAITDKRPFDLLITDLYFEDERTAKQLPDGMQLIRKAKELQPWLKILVFSAESKVMVIRRLYDELGIDGYVRKARGDAKELKDALEQFSLNRRFYPREYRSLGTQENQHQFTEHDKAIVRLLNEGYTQQEIADWLELNNMPPYGLSSVEKRLKFMRTAMSFSKNQQLIGFCKDLGLI; translated from the coding sequence ATGCAGTTTGAAAATATTCTTATTGTCGAAGATCAGGACGTCGCGAATTTATCACTCAGAATAACGCTCGAAAGCTTGCAGCTTCCACGTCCCTTGCATAGTTATCACATTGATCATGCTATTGCGCTGTTGACTAAAGCAATTACGGATAAACGACCATTCGATTTATTGATCACGGATCTGTATTTTGAAGATGAACGTACCGCGAAACAATTGCCTGACGGTATGCAATTGATACGCAAGGCAAAGGAATTGCAGCCATGGCTGAAGATCTTGGTATTTTCTGCGGAAAGTAAAGTGATGGTCATTCGGCGGTTGTACGATGAACTGGGCATCGACGGTTACGTTCGCAAAGCTCGTGGTGACGCCAAAGAACTGAAGGATGCGCTTGAACAGTTCTCCCTAAACCGTCGGTTCTATCCCCGTGAATATAGATCGCTTGGGACCCAGGAAAACCAGCACCAATTTACTGAACATGATAAAGCGATCGTTCGCTTGTTGAATGAGGGCTATACACAACAAGAGATCGCGGATTGGCTGGAACTCAATAATATGCCACCTTATGGTTTAAGCAGTGTTGAAAAGCGTTTGAAATTCATGAGGACGGCGATGTCTTTTTCCAAAAATCAACAGTTGATTGGGTTTTGCAAGGATTTGGGCCTGATCTGA
- a CDS encoding TIGR04141 family sporadically distributed protein yields the protein MAKRSEEVSNKLKLYLIKDEYNEFDTVVKDPSSPGLHRAVIPGVGTLYYKDSYAQTPAWIGDFFCNHEAINPSAFKVANTQAVLLVKLKAGKTDRIFGIPFGMGRHLMKELAVESRFGLITTLNVIEASAIRSVGKRTISSNPKISIEQISRASGTDDFQINIERDLIESIAGASAYQDFGKVISGKDALSVTAKADVRNIGDFLKKVFDIYNKKDYTKEFKWIDQIREVKDQQILSILNGLLISGLNGTTRVDAWLAIPEIIDWADFNGFKYSARKKDDLIEDLDIEDYLAEKAGTPVTIEQLENDVISCWKESKNNYNHSWSVFQCLNAEVRYNKELYFLDKGKWYRIESSFVKQVEEETRSVKHYPKKLPDFVHQDENDYNNHLARTLNALCLDAKTIQYGGGASKIEVCDVLSDDAVFFHVKKYGGSANLSHLFAQGYVSGELFITDEGFREAVRKKFSLKAPYDLLFPKQRPTASEYSIVFGIITTSTKPLNLPFFSKVTLRSYKRILEAFGFNIYLAQIRNCKPKTRKAALKK from the coding sequence ATGGCAAAACGATCGGAAGAAGTATCCAACAAACTCAAATTATATCTTATTAAAGATGAATATAACGAGTTTGATACAGTTGTAAAAGATCCCAGTTCACCAGGCTTACACCGGGCGGTTATTCCAGGAGTGGGAACCCTGTATTACAAAGATTCATATGCCCAAACACCTGCCTGGATCGGTGACTTTTTCTGCAACCACGAGGCTATAAATCCCAGTGCATTTAAGGTTGCGAATACACAAGCTGTTTTATTGGTCAAACTCAAAGCTGGCAAAACAGACCGCATCTTCGGTATTCCATTCGGAATGGGACGACATTTAATGAAGGAACTGGCGGTAGAAAGCCGGTTTGGGCTTATCACCACGTTAAATGTGATAGAGGCAAGCGCGATCAGGAGCGTAGGTAAGCGAACAATATCATCCAATCCTAAGATCAGCATTGAACAGATTTCAAGGGCAAGCGGGACAGATGATTTTCAAATAAATATTGAGCGGGACCTGATAGAATCAATTGCCGGCGCGAGCGCTTATCAGGATTTTGGAAAGGTAATTTCCGGGAAAGACGCGCTGAGCGTTACGGCAAAAGCAGATGTAAGGAACATCGGGGATTTTTTAAAAAAGGTATTTGATATTTACAATAAGAAGGACTATACCAAAGAATTCAAATGGATCGATCAGATCCGGGAAGTTAAAGATCAGCAGATACTTTCGATTTTAAACGGTTTGCTGATCAGTGGTTTGAATGGAACTACCCGTGTTGATGCCTGGCTGGCTATCCCCGAGATCATCGATTGGGCCGATTTTAACGGGTTTAAGTATTCTGCCAGGAAAAAAGACGACCTCATAGAAGATCTTGATATTGAAGATTACCTTGCCGAGAAAGCCGGAACCCCGGTTACCATCGAACAGCTGGAGAACGACGTGATCAGTTGTTGGAAGGAATCCAAAAATAACTATAACCATAGCTGGAGTGTTTTTCAATGTTTAAATGCAGAGGTTCGATATAATAAGGAATTGTATTTTTTAGATAAGGGAAAATGGTATAGAATTGAAAGTTCGTTTGTTAAACAGGTAGAAGAGGAAACCCGGTCTGTCAAACATTACCCTAAAAAACTCCCTGATTTTGTCCATCAGGATGAAAATGATTACAATAATCATTTAGCCCGAACGCTGAATGCTTTATGCCTGGATGCGAAAACAATTCAGTATGGAGGAGGTGCGAGCAAAATAGAAGTCTGTGATGTACTCAGCGATGATGCTGTCTTTTTTCATGTAAAAAAGTATGGCGGCTCCGCGAACCTGAGCCATTTGTTTGCACAGGGATATGTATCCGGTGAATTATTTATAACGGACGAGGGTTTCCGAGAGGCAGTAAGAAAGAAATTTTCCCTAAAAGCGCCTTATGATTTATTGTTCCCAAAGCAAAGGCCTACTGCATCTGAATACAGTATCGTGTTTGGCATCATTACAACATCAACCAAACCGCTTAATCTGCCGTTCTTCAGTAAAGTTACCCTTAGGAGCTATAAACGGATTTTAGAGGCTTTTGGGTTTAATATATATCTGGCGCAAATTCGTAATTGTAAGCCCAAGACCAGGAAAGCAGCATTAAAAAAATAA